The following proteins come from a genomic window of Anguilla rostrata isolate EN2019 chromosome 17, ASM1855537v3, whole genome shotgun sequence:
- the LOC135243540 gene encoding trichohyalin-like, translating to MNTYRYTYGTDRGSKSSVIACCVQWNRATGALYLPPVMIVLFVSQSHTHSHGTVSQLPVCKEVLCPNTPLRIRRRKKGKNRMKWERKKRLQERLLAEELKKREREKRREEQERKEREKEKEKERIELEEQKIIERMNKILQKERKEKAETKRWVEQQKARERQKREIQEKARQEEEEKRQLKELEKVEREMRKLEKMISEKQEERKRVEEQKRRDRGRRQILETEQKEQEERNRQVEEKLIRENERRIEETARREREAKRQLEDRIAREREKKRLLEWEKKEKERAEGKWRAEEEKRLREDEKNRKQLEREIQEMARQLEKEEKKRQAEEQRRTDWERVLQKRTEKEREGWNKQNTKEESRRETQERIFQERMRREKRKHERKQAEEELRRELEERNVEDRQRKEREKGEKARAEEQLRRAREEKLREKMKKEQQREEERMQLVGMRRKERESKIQEKAMMEKEKMEEKHQWEEQRRRERLMKMKENDRREKEKEEEKRLFNEAKQREREEKRTQEEERKLKEKEEEQKRLEERRRRQKEKENLERERKVKEKEEELKREEEKRKREKEKRIQEKEKKKNEKEEEVKREEEMRKREREKRIQEKERKTKEKEEEKRREEARKKREKQRALCEEKRMKELEEEKRTEKESERKDHYKKKRKERKDLKSQEEENSKTEGETKRGEKERKGHDKKKKEETKDTKSQEKEETKNQEKEESTKGERGDSKNTERDQKRREKRLKPEKADGEKAEEAKDKKNTKKRFQRANRKRGKEMVEVGHEGEA from the coding sequence atgaacacatataGGTACACATATGGGACAGACAGGGGAAGTAAAAGTTCAGTGATAGCTTGTTGCGTCCAGTGGAACAGAGCAACTGGAGCATTGTACTTACCTCCTGTAATGATTGTACTTTTCGTATCGCAGAGCCACACTCATTCCCATGGGACTGTTTCCCAGCTACCTGTTTGCAAAGAGGTTCTTTGCCCTAATACACCTCTGAGAataaggaggagaaaaaaagggaagaacagaatgaaatgggagaggaaaaaaaggttgCAGGAGAGACTGTTAGCGGAAGaactgaaaaagagagaaagggagaagagaagggaagagcaggagaggaaggagagggagaaggagaaggagaaggaaagaatcgagctggaggagcagaagaTCATCGAGAGGATGAACAAAATCctgcagaaagagaggaaggagaaggcGGAGACGAAGAGGTGGGTGGAGCAGCAGAAGGcgagggagaggcagaaaagagagattCAGGAGAAAGCCcggcaggaggaagaggagaaaagacaactgaaggagctggagaaggtggagagggagatgaggaagCTGGAGAAGATGATCAGCGAAaagcaggaagagaggaagagggtagaggaacagaaaaggagagacagggggaggaggCAAATCCTGGAGACAGaacagaaagagcaggaggagaggaacaggcaGGTGGAGGAAAAGCTCATAAGGGAAAACGAAAGGAGGATCGAGGAGACGgcgagaagagagagggaggccaaAAGGCAGCTGGAGGATCGcatagcgagagagagggagaagaagagacTCCTGGAGtgggagaaaaaagagaaggagagggccGAGGGGAAATGGAGAGCCGAGGAAGAGAAGAGGCTAAGGGAGGACgagaagaacagaaaacaactgGAGAGGGAGATACAGGAGATGGCCAGGCAGttagagaaggaggagaagaaaaggcaAGCGGAGGAACAGAGGAGGACGGACTGGGAGCGGGTGCTCCAGAAGCGgacggagaaagagagggaaggctGGAACAAACAGAACACCAAGGAGGAGTCCAGGAGAGAGACGCAGGAGAGGATATTCcaggagaggatgaggagggagaAGCGAAAGCACGAGAGGAAGCAGGCGGAGGAAGAGCTGaggagagagctggaggagaggaacGTCGAGGACaggcagaggaaggagagagagaagggggagaaggCGCGGGCGGAGGAACAGCTGAGGCGAGCGAGGGAGGAGAAACTCCGGGAAAAGATGAAGAAAGAGcaacagagggaggaggagagaatgcAGCTGGTGGGAATGAGAaggaaagagcgagagagcaaaATCCAAGAGAAGGCGATGATGGAGAAGGAAAAGATGGAGGAGAAGCATCAGTGGGAGGAGCAGAGACGGAGGGAAAGGCTGATGAAAATGAAGGAGAATGacaggagggagaaggaaaaggaggaggagaaaaggcTTTTCAACGAAGCCAAGCAGAGGGAAAGGGAAGAGAAGCGAactcaggaggaggagaggaagttaaaagaaaaagaggaagagcaaAAAAGATTGGAGGAACGGAGAAGGAGgcaaaaggagaaagaaaatctggagagggagaggaaagttaaagagaaagaggaagaattgaagagagaggaggaaaagaggaagagagaaaaagaaaagagaattcaggagaaggagaagaaaaagaacgagaaagaggaagaagtgaagagagaggaggaaatgaggaagagagaaagagaaaagagaattcaggagaaggagagaaagaccaaagaaaaggaagaggagaagagaagagaggaggccaggaaaaaaagagaaaagcaaaggGCGCTATGCGAGgagaaaagaatgaaagaactggaggaggagaaaaggacagagaaagagagtgaaaggaaagaccattataaaaagaaaaggaaagaaagaaaggatttGAAAAGTCAGGAAGAGgaaaattcaaaaacagaaggagagacaaagaggggagaaaaggagaggaaaggcCACgacaagaagaaaaaggaggaaACGAAGGATACTAAAAGCCAAGAAAAGGAGGAAACTAAAAACCAAGAAAAGGAGGAATCGAcgaaaggggaaaggggggattcgaaaaacacagagagggaccaaaaaaggagagagaaacgaCTGAAACCGGAGAAGGCGGACGGAGAGAAGGCTGAAGaggcaaaagacaaaaaaaataccaaGAAAAGGTTTCAGAGAGCAAACaggaagaggggaaaagagaTGGTGGAAGTGGGGCACGAAGGTGAGGCGTAA
- the LOC135243688 gene encoding PAT complex subunit CCDC47-like isoform X1, with protein sequence MQTLFLLPVLLLLLHATGGCYKTWDDSEELAEFDEGDFAEFEEAAEGALAEAEPSGRLELREELALGLGEEPVVDLGEEPDLEPEEEQEEFENGEIPDEDSKYDAEEFEGFEYPSFKDPINVVTVSSLLQTRWENYHIEIILVMGLLAYIIAYLIGKRRNSWLAQAWFSSHRELLERNFALVGDDGSGAEVVSSGKLLPVSEHIYSLWCSGRLCCEGMLVQLRLLKRHDLLNVLARVMRPACDQVHVKVTLSEEDMDTFVFALGTRKALARMQKEMQDLSELCGDKPKSGAKYGLPESLAILSEMGEVTEGVLDSKFSHYLVNHADKIESIHFSDQFSGSKLIQEDGQPLKLPETKKTLLFTFNGKKLIIDKYFVDA encoded by the exons ATGCAAACTCTCTTCCTGCTCCCTGTCCTGCTGTTGCTCCTGCACGCCACCGGGGGGTGCTACAAGACCTGGGATGATAGTGAAGAGCTAGCCGAGTTTGATGAGGGTGACTTTGCAGAGTTTGAAGAGGCAGCTGAAGGCGCGTTGGCCGAGGCAGAGCCCAGCGGTAGGCTGGAGCTCAGGGAGGAGCTTGCCCttgggctgggggaggagcctgttGTGGAtctgggggaggagcctgacCTAGAgccagaggaggagcaggaagagTTTGAGAATGGGGAAATACCA GATGAAGACAGCAAATACGACGCCGAGGAGTTTGAGGGCTTTGAATATCCCTCCTTCAAAGACCCCATCAACGTTGTGACG gtgTCCTCGCTCCTGCAGACCCGCTGGGAAAATTACCACATAGAGATCATTTTGGTCATGGGGCTGCTTGCTTACATCATCGCTTACCTCATCGGCAAGAGGAGAAACAGCTGGCTGGCACAGGCCTGGTTCAGCTCACACCGGGAGCTCCTGGAGAGGAACTTCGCCCTCGTAG GTGATGACGGCTCTGGGGCGGAGGTGGTGAGCTCTGGGAAGCTGCTCCCGGTGAGCGAGCACATCTACAGCCTGTGGTGCTCGGGCCGGCTGTGCTGCGAGGGCATGCTCGTCCAGCTCAGG ctgctgaagaGGCACGACCTGCTCAATGTACTGGCCAGGGTGATGAGGCCGGCCTGCGATCAAGTG CACGTGAAGGTCACCCTGAGCGAGGAGGACATGGACACGTTTGTGTTTGCGCTGGGCACCAGGAAGGCCTTGGCTCGCATGCAGAAGGAGATGCAGGATCTG AGTGAACTTTGCGGTGATAAGCCGAAGTCTGGGGCGAAGTACGGGCTTCCTGAGTCCCTGGCCATCTTGTCGGAGATGGGAGAGGTGACCGAGGGAGTACTGGACAGCAAG TTTTCTCATTACCTCGTCAATCATGCTGACAAGATTGAGTCCATCCATTTTTCAGACCAATTCTCTGGTTCAAAGCTTATACAAGA GGATGGTCAGCCCTTAAAACTCCCTGAGACCAAGAAAACACTTCTGTTTACATTTAATGGtaagaaattaattattgataAATACTTTGTAGATGCTTAG
- the LOC135243688 gene encoding PAT complex subunit CCDC47-like isoform X3, giving the protein MQTLFLLPVLLLLLHATGGCYKTWDDSEELAEFDEGDFAEFEEAAEGALAEAEPSGRLELREELALGLGEEPVVDLGEEPDLEPEEEQEEFENGEIPDEDSKYDAEEFEGFEYPSFKDPINVVTVSSLLQTRWENYHIEIILVMGLLAYIIAYLIGKRRNSWLAQAWFSSHRELLERNFALVGDDGSGAEVVSSGKLLPVSEHIYSLWCSGRLCCEGMLVQLRLLKRHDLLNVLARVMRPACDQVHVKVTLSEEDMDTFVFALGTRKALARMQKEMQDLSELCGDKPKSGAKYGLPESLAILSEMGEVTEGVLDSKGWSALKTP; this is encoded by the exons ATGCAAACTCTCTTCCTGCTCCCTGTCCTGCTGTTGCTCCTGCACGCCACCGGGGGGTGCTACAAGACCTGGGATGATAGTGAAGAGCTAGCCGAGTTTGATGAGGGTGACTTTGCAGAGTTTGAAGAGGCAGCTGAAGGCGCGTTGGCCGAGGCAGAGCCCAGCGGTAGGCTGGAGCTCAGGGAGGAGCTTGCCCttgggctgggggaggagcctgttGTGGAtctgggggaggagcctgacCTAGAgccagaggaggagcaggaagagTTTGAGAATGGGGAAATACCA GATGAAGACAGCAAATACGACGCCGAGGAGTTTGAGGGCTTTGAATATCCCTCCTTCAAAGACCCCATCAACGTTGTGACG gtgTCCTCGCTCCTGCAGACCCGCTGGGAAAATTACCACATAGAGATCATTTTGGTCATGGGGCTGCTTGCTTACATCATCGCTTACCTCATCGGCAAGAGGAGAAACAGCTGGCTGGCACAGGCCTGGTTCAGCTCACACCGGGAGCTCCTGGAGAGGAACTTCGCCCTCGTAG GTGATGACGGCTCTGGGGCGGAGGTGGTGAGCTCTGGGAAGCTGCTCCCGGTGAGCGAGCACATCTACAGCCTGTGGTGCTCGGGCCGGCTGTGCTGCGAGGGCATGCTCGTCCAGCTCAGG ctgctgaagaGGCACGACCTGCTCAATGTACTGGCCAGGGTGATGAGGCCGGCCTGCGATCAAGTG CACGTGAAGGTCACCCTGAGCGAGGAGGACATGGACACGTTTGTGTTTGCGCTGGGCACCAGGAAGGCCTTGGCTCGCATGCAGAAGGAGATGCAGGATCTG AGTGAACTTTGCGGTGATAAGCCGAAGTCTGGGGCGAAGTACGGGCTTCCTGAGTCCCTGGCCATCTTGTCGGAGATGGGAGAGGTGACCGAGGGAGTACTGGACAGCAAG GGATGGTCAGCCCTTAAAACTCCCTGA
- the LOC135243688 gene encoding PAT complex subunit CCDC47-like isoform X2 yields the protein MQTLFLLPVLLLLLHATGGCYKTWDDSEELAEFDEGDFAEFEEAAEGALAEAEPSGRLELREELALGLGEEPVVDLGEEPDLEPEEEQEEFENGEIPDEDSKYDAEEFEGFEYPSFKDPINVVTVSSLLQTRWENYHIEIILVMGLLAYIIAYLIGKRRNSWLAQAWFSSHRELLERNFALVGDDGSGAEVVSSGKLLPVSEHIYSLWCSGRLCCEGMLVQLRLLKRHDLLNVLARVMRPACDQVHVKVTLSEEDMDTFVFALGTRKALARMQKEMQDLSELCGDKPKSGAKYGLPESLAILSEMGEVTEGVLDSKFSHYLVNHADKIESIHFSDQFSGSKLIQEYGWSALKTP from the exons ATGCAAACTCTCTTCCTGCTCCCTGTCCTGCTGTTGCTCCTGCACGCCACCGGGGGGTGCTACAAGACCTGGGATGATAGTGAAGAGCTAGCCGAGTTTGATGAGGGTGACTTTGCAGAGTTTGAAGAGGCAGCTGAAGGCGCGTTGGCCGAGGCAGAGCCCAGCGGTAGGCTGGAGCTCAGGGAGGAGCTTGCCCttgggctgggggaggagcctgttGTGGAtctgggggaggagcctgacCTAGAgccagaggaggagcaggaagagTTTGAGAATGGGGAAATACCA GATGAAGACAGCAAATACGACGCCGAGGAGTTTGAGGGCTTTGAATATCCCTCCTTCAAAGACCCCATCAACGTTGTGACG gtgTCCTCGCTCCTGCAGACCCGCTGGGAAAATTACCACATAGAGATCATTTTGGTCATGGGGCTGCTTGCTTACATCATCGCTTACCTCATCGGCAAGAGGAGAAACAGCTGGCTGGCACAGGCCTGGTTCAGCTCACACCGGGAGCTCCTGGAGAGGAACTTCGCCCTCGTAG GTGATGACGGCTCTGGGGCGGAGGTGGTGAGCTCTGGGAAGCTGCTCCCGGTGAGCGAGCACATCTACAGCCTGTGGTGCTCGGGCCGGCTGTGCTGCGAGGGCATGCTCGTCCAGCTCAGG ctgctgaagaGGCACGACCTGCTCAATGTACTGGCCAGGGTGATGAGGCCGGCCTGCGATCAAGTG CACGTGAAGGTCACCCTGAGCGAGGAGGACATGGACACGTTTGTGTTTGCGCTGGGCACCAGGAAGGCCTTGGCTCGCATGCAGAAGGAGATGCAGGATCTG AGTGAACTTTGCGGTGATAAGCCGAAGTCTGGGGCGAAGTACGGGCTTCCTGAGTCCCTGGCCATCTTGTCGGAGATGGGAGAGGTGACCGAGGGAGTACTGGACAGCAAG TTTTCTCATTACCTCGTCAATCATGCTGACAAGATTGAGTCCATCCATTTTTCAGACCAATTCTCTGGTTCAAAGCTTATACAAGAGTAT GGATGGTCAGCCCTTAAAACTCCCTGA